The segment AACCAAAAAAAGCTGACGATTGCGTTTGTGAAATAGACAAACCAAAATTTTATCAAACCAAAGCATTTTTGATTGGGATTACTCTATTTGCTGTTGTTTCGATTGCCTTTCCTTTTTACTCATCTGTTTTTTATCCGAAAAACCAAGCAAAAGTGATTGTGATAGAATCAAGCAGCATTACAGAAGTAAATTTTGATATTGAAGGAATGACCTGCACAGGCTGTGAAGAACATATCAAACACGCAGTAGCTCAACTCCCCGGTTTTATTGATGCTACAGCAGACCACAGGACAGGAAAATTCACCGTAAAGTTTGATAAATCAAAAACTGATTTTGAGCACGTTGTAACCGCTATAAATGAAATCGGGTATGAGATTATTAAACAGGAAGTAATTCAAAATTAAATATCTACAACCAAACAATTAACCCTAAAATTAATCCACATGAATTTACCATAAGCAACATTTCGCATACCAACCGAAAGATGAATATGGCATATTCCTTGCGACCTTAAACAAATATATAGGCATGAAAAGCACAATCTTTATTAATTCA is part of the Bacteroidota bacterium genome and harbors:
- the merTP gene encoding mercuric transport protein MerTP; protein product: MKTENKNSKGAVATGVLAALAASSCCIPPVVAAIAGVGGASASLSWVEPFRPYLIGLAVLAIGYAWYNHLKPKKADDCVCEIDKPKFYQTKAFLIGITLFAVVSIAFPFYSSVFYPKNQAKVIVIESSSITEVNFDIEGMTCTGCEEHIKHAVAQLPGFIDATADHRTGKFTVKFDKSKTDFEHVVTAINEIGYEIIKQEVIQN